CGCGCTCCCGCTCACCTTCGGCTCCCGGGCGCTCTTCTCCTGGGAATCCGCGCGGGCTGTGAGGCGAAGTCGGCCCGACGTGATGCTCACGCAGCTCATCCATCTCGGCCCGCTGGCGTGGGCCCTCGCGCGGTCCACCGGGGCCCGTCTCGTGCAGAACATCTACGGCTCCGAGGTGTGGTCTCCCATCTCGTGGCTGCGACGGAAAGCGCTGAGGCGGACCGACCTCGTCCTGTCCGACTGTCACAACAGTGCCGACCGCGCGCTGGACCTCGGCCTCGTTCGGACCCGCCCCACCGTCGTCTGGGATTGCGTCGACATCGAGAGCTTCAATCCCGCGCCGGCCAAGCCGGGAGTGCTGCTGCGGTACGGTCTTCGAGACACCGGGCGATTTCGCGTGCTGTTCCTGGGGAGGCTGGTCGCCGCGGCTCGCTACAAGGGGAGCGAACGGTTGATTCGTCTCGCGGCCACTCTGCCCGCCACCGAATTCGAGGTGGTGTTCGCGGGGAAGGGCGACGACGTGGATCACCTTCGCTCCCTCGCGCAGGAGGCCGGCGTGGCCGAGCACGTGCAATTCACCGGCGCGATCCACGAGGACGACCTTCCGGACGTCTACCGATCCGCGGGAGCCTTCTATCTCGTCAGCGAGGCCGGAACCCGCAAAGGAGAGGGAATCCCTCTCGCTCCGATGGAGGCGATGGCTTGCGGAGTACCCGTCCTCGTCGGCAATCAGGACGGGAGCCGCGAGCTTCTCGACGGAGGCGGCGGCCTGTGCTGCGGACCGGACGAGTTCGAGCGACAGGCCGCCTACCTTGAGCGACTCGCGTCCGACGAGAACGTCCGCCGGGAGGAGAGCGCCAAGGCGAGACGGCGGGTCGAGTCGGCGTTCGGTTACGCCGTGTTCGCCGCCAAGACGCGCGAGGCGTTCGAGCCCCTCCTCGCTGGACGATCGAGAATCGGTCGCCCGAAGGGTTGAATCCTCGCGTGGGTCGGGGGCGGGGGCATCCGACGGACACGGTCCTCGTGGTTGTTGCCACCGCCGTCGTGTAGTAGCCTTGCGCCCTTTCGCGTCGCGTTCTGCAAGAGGGGAGAGGGTTCATGTCCACGGGCGCCGCCGGACGTGGGATCCGAGTCGTCATGACCGCGGCGTCGCTCATCCCCGAGGCCGGTGGGCCGTCCCAGACCATCCCGGCACTGGCGCGCGCTCTGGCCGTGGAGGGATGCGACGTCGATCTCGTGTCGGTCGAGATGGGGCCGCGGTTCGGACGACCGCTCTGGACCGACGTCCCGGGCGCCCGATTGACCCTGCTCCCCCGGCGATTGTCGTGGGGCACGCGAATCGTCTGGGTACCGGGTCTCGACCGCACCCTCCGGTCGCGG
This Terriglobia bacterium DNA region includes the following protein-coding sequences:
- a CDS encoding glycosyltransferase family 4 protein, with protein sequence MKFLVMTPGVFDKGGIARYGRFQIQALREAFGEEAVEVFSLLGRQDDDLETPFRVNWTGALPLTFGSRALFSWESARAVRRSRPDVMLTQLIHLGPLAWALARSTGARLVQNIYGSEVWSPISWLRRKALRRTDLVLSDCHNSADRALDLGLVRTRPTVVWDCVDIESFNPAPAKPGVLLRYGLRDTGRFRVLFLGRLVAAARYKGSERLIRLAATLPATEFEVVFAGKGDDVDHLRSLAQEAGVAEHVQFTGAIHEDDLPDVYRSAGAFYLVSEAGTRKGEGIPLAPMEAMACGVPVLVGNQDGSRELLDGGGGLCCGPDEFERQAAYLERLASDENVRREESAKARRRVESAFGYAVFAAKTREAFEPLLAGRSRIGRPKG